A genome region from Gopherus evgoodei ecotype Sinaloan lineage unplaced genomic scaffold, rGopEvg1_v1.p scaffold_35_arrow_ctg1, whole genome shotgun sequence includes the following:
- the FIZ1 gene encoding flt3-interacting zinc finger protein 1, whose protein sequence is MELFGTDLPGGLGTGWAEEPGQPPSRAPGTIERMIPCSDPEDGPDGLAPTPLTDNGAGARVPFHCSECDKSFRYRSDLRRHFARHTELKPFQCPHCSKSFKHSFNLVNHIRSHTGERPYRCTVCPKGFRDSTGLLHHQVVHTGEKPYCCHVCELRFSSRSSLGRHLKRQHRPPPGGGAPEPPSATRCLEHLCGQGRAAPYGCGACGRHFRQAPELGKHWLAHTDIKPFKCPDCERDFNAPSLLERHKLTHAKDRPLLLPCQGCAGKGAPGQQGPGCPACKPQDTRPLDSLYQCECGTFFANAGALAAHLAAHTGEASFTCGICSMSFGALPPLEAHQLSHAMLLSPEGAPQPVAAGPVLPASGELEHHLLPRLELRAFPARPGKKLYKCTECEKFFRSPRDLDRHVLVHTGEKPYQCTECGKFFRHECYLKRHRLLHSGERPFQCSVCHKGFITFSNLSRHLKLHRGID, encoded by the coding sequence ATGGAGCTCTTTGGCACTGATCTGCCTGGGGGACTGGGCACCGGCTGGGCAGAGGAGCCCGGGCAACCCCCCAGCCGGGCGCCTGGCACCATCGAGCGCATGATCCCGTGCTCAGACCCGGAGGACGGCCCCGACGGGCTGGCGCCGACCCCGCTGACGGACAACGGGGCGGGCGCCCGGGTGCCCTTCCACTGCTCCGAGTGCGACAAGAGCTTCCGGTACCGCTCGGACCTGCGGCGCCACTTCGCCCGGCACACGGAACTCAAACCCTTCCAGTGCCCGCACTGCAGCAAGAGCTTCAAGCACTCCTTCAACCTGGTCAACCACATCCGCAGCCACACCGGCGAACGCCCCTACCGCTGCACTGTCTGCCCCAAGGGCTTCCGCGACTCCACCGGCCTGCTCCACCACCAGGTGGTGCACACGGGCGAGAAACCCTACTGCTGCCACGTCTGCGAGCTCCGCTTTTCCTCCCGCAGCAGCCTGGGCCGGCACCTGAAGCGCCAGCACCGCCCTCCCCCCGGAGGGGGCGCCCCCGAGCCGCCCAGCGCCACCCGCTGCTTGGAGCACCTGTGTGGCCAGGGGCGGGCGGCCCCTTATGGCTGCGGGGCCTGCGGGCGCCACTTCCGGCAGGCGCCCGAGCTGGGGAAGCACTGGCTGGCTCACACCGACATCAAGCCCTTCAAGTGCCCCGACTGTGAGCGGGACTTTAACGCCCCCTCCCTGCTGGAGCGCCACAAACTCACCCACGCCAAGGACCGGccgctgctcctgccctgccaaGGCTGCGCGGGCAAGGGGGCACCGGGGCAGCAGGGGCCGGGCTGCCCGGCCTGTAAGCCCCAGGACACCCGCCCCCTGGACAGCCTGTACCAGTGCGAGTGTGGCACCTTCTTTGCCAATGCCGGCGCCCTGGCCGCTCACCTGGCTGCCCACACGGGCGAGGCCTCCTTCACCTGTGGCATCTGCAGCATGAGCTTTGGGGCCCTGCCACCCCTGGAGGCCCACCAGCTGAGCCACGCCATGCTGCTGTCCCCGGAGGGCGCCCCTCAGCCAGTGGCGGCGGGGCCTGTGCTGCCGGCCAGCGGGGAGCTGGAGCACCACCTGCTGCCGCGGCTGGAGCTACGGGCTTTCCCCGCCCGGCCTGGCAAGAAGCTCTACAAGTGCACGGAGTGTGAGAAGTTCTTCCGCAGCCCGCGGGACCTGGACCGGCACGTGCTGGTACATACGGGCGAGAAACCCTACCAGTGCACCGAGTGCGGCAAGTTCTTCCGGCACGAGTGCTACCTGAAACGACACCGGCTGCTCCACAGCGGGGAGCGCCCCTTCCAGTGCAGCGTCTGCCACAAGGGTTTCATCACTTTCAGCAACCTCTCCCGCCACCTCAAACTGCACCGTGGCATTGACTAG